The following is a genomic window from Amycolatopsis cihanbeyliensis.
CGGCGCGAGGCCCATCCAGGCGTCGGCGGGCCCGCCGGGGGGAGCCGAGCCGAACGCGGGCGCGCCCCGCCGGTGCAGCGCGCACAGCCGGCGACCGAGCCGCTCGGCGGCCGAGGTGCTCGGCACCCCGGTGGAGACGTGCTGGATCACCAGCCACTCCTCGTCCCAGCCGTGCACCTCCGGGGTCGGGACGTCGCCGTACTCGGCCAGCCAGCGCAGGCCGGCGGCCTCCGCGGTGGCCGCACCCCGGCCCTGGCCGCGTTTGGTCACCACCTTGCGCCCGTCGGCCAGGGTCACCGCGAAAGCCTCGCCGCCGATCGGCTGGGCCCTGGTGGCCCGCTGCCCGGTGAACCGCTCGGCGGCCGCCCGCTCGGCGCTCATTTCCTGGCTCCTTCTCGCTGCGCTCCTCGGCCCGTGGGCCGGACCTGTGATGCTCGCGAGGCGTCGCCTTCGGCGCTCACCGGTGCTCCCGCACCCAGTCGAGCAGGCCGGGCATCGACCGTTCGATCATGCCGAGCACCTCCTCGAACCCACCGTCGGCGCCGTAGTACGGGTCGGGCACCTCGGCGCCGTCCGGCGCGGAGGGGTCGAACTCCCGCAGCATGCGCACGCGGTCCGGGTCCGGCGCGAGCCTGCGCAGGTCGCGCCGGTGGGAGGCGTCCGCGGCGAGCAGCAGGTCGGCGTCCAGGTGCGGTGCACCGACCTGTGCCGCGATGTGTTCACCGCGGTAGCCGTGCGCGTCCAGCGTGGCCCGCGCCCGCGGGTCGGCGGGCTCGCCGACGTGCCACGGTCCGATCCCGGCGCTGCTCACCCGCACCTGTTCGGCGAGCCCGGCGCGGCGCAGGTGCTCGGTGAAGACCAGCGCGGCCATCGGCGAGCGGCAGATGTTTCCCGAGCAGACGAAACAGACGTGCGGTACGGGGGAGTCGGTCACGAGTGCGGTCTCCGGGTCAGGTGTCGTCGGGGTGGCATACCGAACGCACGGCCCGCTCCAGCGCGGTGCGGTGCAGCGGATCCAGCGAGCGTGCCTCGCCGACCGTACGTACGGCGCGGAACAGGTGGTGCGGGCAGGTCCGGTCGGCCCGTGCGGTGCCGGTGGCCTCGAGTTGGGCGAGCAACTCGCCGGTGATCCGGTCCAGCGCCGGCCGGACCTCGGTGGCGAGGTCCGGCCATGCGGTCGGTTGCCGCTCGGGGTGGGCGGTCCAGTACGCGTGCAGCGCCCGCTGCACCAGCTTGCCGGCCGTCAGCTGGTCGCGAAAGATCCGGGTGGCCGTGGCGGGGTCGATGCCGATGTCGGCTGCGCGCTCGGCCACGGTGGCCAGGATCCGCCGTTCGCGAGCCGGGTCCTCGATGGGCCCACCGGTACCCCATTTCGCGGCCGCCACCGCGTTCGCGATCAGCGCGCGCTCCGCGGCGAGATCGGTCAGCGGCAGCAGCGGTTGGCTCGGCTGTGCCGAGGCGGGCTGGGGAGCGCACACCAGCGCGACCGAGGCGCCCGCGGCGAGCAGGAGCGAGGACAACCGACCGTGCACAGCAAGGCAGCGTACATGCGAGGATCGGCGACATGTCAGTGCCAGTCTCCGAGGTGATCGCCGCGCTCGAAGCGGCCTACCCGCCCGCGCTCGCCGAGTCCTGGGACGCCGTGGGCCTGGTGTGCGGAGACCCGACCGAGTCCGCGGACCGGGTGCTGGTCTGTGTGGACCCGGTCGAGGAAACCGTGGCCGAGGCCGAGGAGCTCGGCGCCCGGCTGATCGTCGCGCACCACCCGCTGCTGCTGCGTGGGGTGCACGGGGTCGCCGCCGACACCGCGAAGGGCCGGCTGGTGCACCGGATGATCCGCGCGGGGATCGCCCTGTACTGCGCACACACCAACGCCGACTCCGCCAACCCCGGGGTTTCCGACGCGCTGGCCGAGACCGTCGGCGGGTTGCGGGTGCTGGGTCCGCTCGCGCCGCACGAGGACGGCGTCACCGGGATCGGCCGGATCTGCGAGCTGGTCGAGCCGGAACGTCTCGGTTCCTTCGTGGCCCGGGTGGCGGACGCGCTGCCCGCGACCCGGCCAGGGGTGACCGGGGCGGGCGACCCGGACCGGTTGCTGCGCACCGTCGCGGTCTCCGGCGGGGCGGGGGACAGCTACCTGGGCCGGGCGAGTGCCGCCGGGGTGGACGCCTATGTCACCGCCGATCTCCGGCACCATCCGGCAGGTGAGCACCTCGGCGCGGCCGGCCCGGTGCCCGCGCTGGTCGGACTCACCCACTGGGCCAGCGAGTGGCCGTGGTGCGGGCAGGCAGCGAACGTCATCGAGTCGGCCGGTGCGGGTACCGTCGACGTTCATGTCTCCACGCGGTGCACCGATCCGTGGAACCTGCGAGCGAGCTGAGGGAGAAACATACAGTGAAGGCAGAATCTGCCGTCCAGCGTCAGCTACTCGACCTGGCCAAAGCCGATGCCGACCTGGACCGGGTCGAGCACCGTCGGCGCAACCTCCCCGAGCTGGCCGAGATCGCCCAGGCGGAGAAGACCCTGCGGGAGCGTAAGGACGCGCTGGTGGCCGTGCAGACTTCGGCCTCCGACCTGGATCGGGAGGTGGCCCGGCAGGAGAAGGAGGTCGACTCGGTCCGGGCACGCGGGGAGAAGGACCGCAAGCTGATGGAGTCCGGTTCGGTCGGCGCCAAGCAGCTGACCGACCTCGAGCACGAGGTGGCCACCCTGCAACGCCGCCAGTCCGCGCTGGAGGACGACCTGCTGGATCTGATGGAGCGCAAGGAAGCGCTGGAGCAGGACGCCCAGCGCACCGGCGCCGAGGTGGACAAGGCCGAGCGGGACCTCGCCGATGCGGCCAAGCGCAGGGATGAGGCGCTCGCCGACCTCGAGTCGACCGAGGCCAAGCGCAAGGCCGATCGCGACGCGCTGCTGCCCCGGTTCCCCGAGGACCTGCTGACGCTGTACAGCCGGGTGCGCGAGCAGAAGGGGATCGGTGCTGCCCTGCTGCGGTCCCGGCGATGCGGCGCCTGCCAGCTCGAACTGGACCGCAACACCGTCTCCGAGATCAAGGCCGCCGCCGAGGACGAGGTCGTCCGCTGCGAGAACTGCGGAGCCATCCTGGTGCGCACCATGGAGTCCGGGCTGTGACGACACTTCAGGTCATCGTCGAGGCCGATGGCGGTTCCCGGGGCAACCCCGGCCCCGCGGGCTACGGCGCGGTGGTGAAGGACGCGGCCACCGGGCAGGTACTCGCCGAACGTTCCGCCGGGCTGGGCGTGGCCACCAACAACGTCGCCGAGTACCAGGGACTGATCGCCGGGCTGGAGGCCGCCGCCGAGCTCGGCGCGTCCACTGTGGAGGCCCGGCTGGACTCGAAGCTGGTCGTCGAGCAGCTCTCCGGCCGCTGGAAGATCAAGAACGCGGCGTTGCAGCCGCTCGCGGTGCGGGCTCGCGACCTTGTGCGACGGTTCGAACGGGTCCGGTTCGAATGGATTCCGCGCGCGCGGAACGCCCACGCGGACCGGCTGGCCAACGAAGCGATGGACACCCAGGCCGGTATCGAGACCACCCCCGCGCCCGAGCGCGAGGAACCGGAGCAGACCGAGCTCTGGCCGAGCGCGGACCGGTCCTCCCCTGCCGGGTGGACGGGTGCCGTCGGGACGCCGACCAAGCTGTTGCTGCTGCGGCACGGGCAGACCGCGATGTCGGTGGACCGGCGCTACTCCGGCCGTGGCGACGTGCCGCTCACCGAACTGGGTGCCCAGCAGGCGGCGGCCGCGGCCAAGCGGTTGTCCACGATGGATGGCCTGTTGGTGGGCGGAGAGCCCGCCCCGGTCATCACCTCGCCCCTTGGCAGGGCGCGGCAGACCGCCCGGGCCGTCGCCGACGCGCTCGGCGGTCCCGTCACCGAGCACGCCGGGTTGACCGAGACCGACTTCGGCGCCTGGGAGGGGCTGACCTTCCCCGAGGCGGCCCAGCGGGATCCGGAGCTGCACCGGGCCTGGCTCGGCGACGCCTCGGTGCCGCCGCCGGGCGGGGAGAGCTTCGACGCCGTGCACCGCAGGGTGCGCGGTGCGCTGGCTGAGCTGACCGAGTCCTACGCCGGGCGCACGGTGGTCGTGGTCAGCCATGTCACGCCGATCAAGACCGTGCTGCGCATCGCGCTGGACGCCGGGCAGTCCCTGCTCTTCCGGCTGCACCTGGATCTGGCCTCGCTGTCGATCGCCGAGTTCTACCCGGACGGCAACGCCTCCGTCCGGCTGGTGAACGACATCTCGCACCTGTCCTGAGCCGCCGAACCCGGTGGGGCTGCCGGGCCGGCCCAGGCACGGGGATATCCTGGTACGGCGGGCGAGTTGGCAGGGCGGCCGCGGTAGCGCGCCACGGCGCGGTATCGAGGAAAGTCCGGACTCCGCAGGGCAGGGTGGTTGCTAACCGCAACCCGGGGTGACCCGCGGGAAAGTGCCACAGAAAACAGACCGCCCCGCCGACGACGCGGGGTAAGGGTGAAACGGTGGTGTAAGAGACCACCAGCGTCCCGGGTGACCGGGACGGCTTGGTAAACCCCACCCGGAGCAAGGCCAAGAGGGAGCAACGCTCCTGCGCAGGCGTTCGAGGGCGGCCCGTCCGATGCCTGCGGGTAGGCCGCTTGAGCCTGTCGGCAACGGCAGGCCGAGATGGATGGCCGCCCATCGCGGTACCGCCGCGTGGACAGAATCCGGCTTACATGCCAACTCGCCCGCCCCACCTTTCCCGGCCCCGGGATCGGTGGGGTATCCGGGTGCTGAGCTGCCTCCGGGGATCCGGACGGCTGTTTCGACGACGTCTTCAGACGTTTCCGCCCGCAGTCAGTCCACAATAGACTTCCCACAATAGACCTCGCACCGGCCACGGAGGACGCGGCGATCCGCAAGGGCGACGCCGGTGGCCCGCGGTTCGCGAGGTGGACGGTGGGCTGGAGCGGGGCAGGGAGGACGGTGGGCTCGGGTATCCCACCACGGAGGAGACGGCCAGCACCGACTCCGAAGGCGAGCCCGGTCGCTACGTGCGCTTCCGCAAGAACGGTTCGCCCGGCACGTTGTACTGGCGGCACGACATCGGTACCCGTGCCGTGTACGGGGCGATCGACGCGCGGTGGACCTCGTACGGGCGGGAGAAGGGCAGCCTCGGGGTGCCGAGGATCGATGTCACCGCGACCCCGGACGGGGTCGCCTGGTATGTCCACTTCACCAGGAACGCCTCCCCGACCGGTTGTGGGTGAGGCACTGGAATCCGGAGCGGGCCGAAACATAGCCACCTGGGCATGTGTCACTCGGGAGGCGGTACGAGGATCGGTAAGGCTTACCTACTTTGGTAGGGCCAGGTCCTCGCACCGACGAAAGGGTGGTCCGAGATGGGTGGGTGTAACTGCTGTAGCTCGTGCAGTGGTCCCGGTTGCGGCTGCTGCGGGAGCTGCTGACAACGGAGAACCGGGCCCCGGGCCGCCGCCACTTTCCGGCGGCGGTCCGGGGCCCGGTCATGTCGGGCGGAGCCGCGTGCGCCGGTGGGCCGATAGGGTCGGGGTATGGATCACCAAGAAGCCGCGCAGCTCGCCTACCGCTGCCACCGGGTGCTCGAGCCATTGCACTCGATGGTCTACTTCGCCCCGGAGGCCGAGGACCGGCTCACCGCGGCGGGCCTGCGCCCCGGCCGGATGTGCTACTTCGCCAGCCGTTCCGCCCCGATGGGCGCGGTCGGCCCCGGCACGGTGGCCGCGACCTTCTTCAACTTCAACCCGGTTCTGGTCGCCGAGCACATCCCGGAGGCGTGGAAGTTGGCCACCCCGGAGCAGGTGCTCGAGGCCAGGCTGGTGGCCGCCGACGCCGCGCTGCGCAGGCTGCTCGGTGCGGATGCGGACTCCGAGCAGGTGGCCGAGGCCGCCGACCTGGCGCGGCAGGCCGCCGAGCTGTGCATCCCGGAGGGGCGCCCGCTGTACGCCGCGCACGCCGACCTGGACTGGCCGAGCGAGCCGCACCTCGTGCTCTGGCACGCCGCCTCGCTGCTGCGCGAGTTCCGTGGGGACGGGCACATCGCCGCGCTGGTCGGCGCCGGGCTGAACGGGCTCACCGCACTGGTGACGCACACCGCGACCGGCAAGGGTTTCCTCGAGTCGGTCGCCAAGCGCCTGCGGGGCTGGTCCGACGACCAGTGGGCGGCCACCGTCGACTACCTGCGTGGCGAGGGCCTGCTGGACGCCGACGGGAACCTCACCGAGCAGGGCAACCAGTTGCGCGAGCGGGTGGAGGCGGACACCAACGCCGCGGCCGCGGGCCCGTTCGCCACGCTCGGCGCGGAGAAGGCCGAGCGGCTGCGCGAGCTCGGCCGCTCGCTCAGCAGGCAGATCATCGCCGAGGGTGCCTACCCGCAGGAGGGCATCTTCGCCAACTCCCGCTAGCGGACCCTGAACGTGGCTTTCCGGACGTTCAACGTCGCGAACGGCACTTTTGGGTCGTCTGACGTCTCGAACGCCACGTTCAGGGCTTTTGGGGGTCGGGGGTCACCAGCGCACGGGTAGGCGGTGCACCCCGTAGATCACCATGTCCTCGCGCATGGGGACCTCCTCCGGCGGCACCGCGAGCCGCAACCCGGGAAACTCCTCGAGCAGGGCCGCGAAACCGGCGCGCATCTCGATCCTGGCCAGTTGCTGGCCGAGGCACTGGTGCACGCCGTGTCCGAAGGCGAGGTGCCCGGCGGCCGGCCTGGCCAGGTCGAGCCGGTCCGGCTCGTCGAACCGATCCGGGTCCCGGTTGGCCGTCGACAGGTGCAACAGCACCGTTTCGCCGCGGCGGAGCAGTACGCCGTCCAGCTCGACGTCCTCCAGCGGGGTGCGCTGCGTGCCGAGGTGGACGATCGTGAGGTACCGCAGCAGTTCCTCGACCGCGTTGTCCATCGCCCCCGGGTCCGCGCGCAGGGCCGCCAGCTGTGCGGGTTCGCGGAGCAGGGTGTACGTCCCGAGCGCGAGCATGTTCGCGGTGGTCTCGTGCCCGGCGACCAGCAACAGAAACCCCACGCCCGCCAGCTCGGGATCGTCCAGCTCGCCCCCGGCCACCAGCCCGCTGAGCAGATCGTCGCCCGGTTCGGCCCGTTTGCGTTCGACCAGCTCGCCGAGGAAACCGAAGACCCTGCCCAGCGCGGCCATCGCGTCCTCGTACTCGGTGTCCAGGTTCAGCATCGTGGCCGCGTCCTGCTGGAAGCGGC
Proteins encoded in this region:
- a CDS encoding cytochrome P450 gives rise to the protein MTETAPPAAEGLSTARRRPLDPPEEVSRLRTDQPISRMTYPDGHRGWLVTDYAHARAILADPRFSAKAELKHPPVASRRIPAEAKPGDLPPGMFVHQDPPEHTRYRRLLTGQFTVRRMNQLAQRIEEIAREHAAAMRRTGPPADLVREFALPIPSLVICELLGVPYADRGRFQQDAATMLNLDTEYEDAMAALGRVFGFLGELVERKRAEPGDDLLSGLVAGGELDDPELAGVGFLLLVAGHETTANMLALGTYTLLREPAQLAALRADPGAMDNAVEELLRYLTIVHLGTQRTPLEDVELDGVLLRRGETVLLHLSTANRDPDRFDEPDRLDLARPAAGHLAFGHGVHQCLGQQLARIEMRAGFAALLEEFPGLRLAVPPEEVPMREDMVIYGVHRLPVRW
- a CDS encoding bifunctional RNase H/acid phosphatase; the encoded protein is MTTLQVIVEADGGSRGNPGPAGYGAVVKDAATGQVLAERSAGLGVATNNVAEYQGLIAGLEAAAELGASTVEARLDSKLVVEQLSGRWKIKNAALQPLAVRARDLVRRFERVRFEWIPRARNAHADRLANEAMDTQAGIETTPAPEREEPEQTELWPSADRSSPAGWTGAVGTPTKLLLLRHGQTAMSVDRRYSGRGDVPLTELGAQQAAAAAKRLSTMDGLLVGGEPAPVITSPLGRARQTARAVADALGGPVTEHAGLTETDFGAWEGLTFPEAAQRDPELHRAWLGDASVPPPGGESFDAVHRRVRGALAELTESYAGRTVVVVSHVTPIKTVLRIALDAGQSLLFRLHLDLASLSIAEFYPDGNASVRLVNDISHLS
- a CDS encoding Nif3-like dinuclear metal center hexameric protein; the encoded protein is MSVPVSEVIAALEAAYPPALAESWDAVGLVCGDPTESADRVLVCVDPVEETVAEAEELGARLIVAHHPLLLRGVHGVAADTAKGRLVHRMIRAGIALYCAHTNADSANPGVSDALAETVGGLRVLGPLAPHEDGVTGIGRICELVEPERLGSFVARVADALPATRPGVTGAGDPDRLLRTVAVSGGAGDSYLGRASAAGVDAYVTADLRHHPAGEHLGAAGPVPALVGLTHWASEWPWCGQAANVIESAGAGTVDVHVSTRCTDPWNLRAS
- a CDS encoding low molecular weight protein-tyrosine-phosphatase; the protein is MTDSPVPHVCFVCSGNICRSPMAALVFTEHLRRAGLAEQVRVSSAGIGPWHVGEPADPRARATLDAHGYRGEHIAAQVGAPHLDADLLLAADASHRRDLRRLAPDPDRVRMLREFDPSAPDGAEVPDPYYGADGGFEEVLGMIERSMPGLLDWVREHR
- a CDS encoding LGFP repeat-containing protein codes for the protein MDGGLERGREDGGLGYPTTEETASTDSEGEPGRYVRFRKNGSPGTLYWRHDIGTRAVYGAIDARWTSYGREKGSLGVPRIDVTATPDGVAWYVHFTRNASPTGCG
- a CDS encoding SCO6745 family protein; this translates as MDHQEAAQLAYRCHRVLEPLHSMVYFAPEAEDRLTAAGLRPGRMCYFASRSAPMGAVGPGTVAATFFNFNPVLVAEHIPEAWKLATPEQVLEARLVAADAALRRLLGADADSEQVAEAADLARQAAELCIPEGRPLYAAHADLDWPSEPHLVLWHAASLLREFRGDGHIAALVGAGLNGLTALVTHTATGKGFLESVAKRLRGWSDDQWAATVDYLRGEGLLDADGNLTEQGNQLRERVEADTNAAAAGPFATLGAEKAERLRELGRSLSRQIIAEGAYPQEGIFANSR
- a CDS encoding zinc ribbon domain-containing protein; protein product: MKAESAVQRQLLDLAKADADLDRVEHRRRNLPELAEIAQAEKTLRERKDALVAVQTSASDLDREVARQEKEVDSVRARGEKDRKLMESGSVGAKQLTDLEHEVATLQRRQSALEDDLLDLMERKEALEQDAQRTGAEVDKAERDLADAAKRRDEALADLESTEAKRKADRDALLPRFPEDLLTLYSRVREQKGIGAALLRSRRCGACQLELDRNTVSEIKAAAEDEVVRCENCGAILVRTMESGL
- a CDS encoding chorismate mutase yields the protein MHGRLSSLLLAAGASVALVCAPQPASAQPSQPLLPLTDLAAERALIANAVAAAKWGTGGPIEDPARERRILATVAERAADIGIDPATATRIFRDQLTAGKLVQRALHAYWTAHPERQPTAWPDLATEVRPALDRITGELLAQLEATGTARADRTCPHHLFRAVRTVGEARSLDPLHRTALERAVRSVCHPDDT